From a single Paramormyrops kingsleyae isolate MSU_618 chromosome 14, PKINGS_0.4, whole genome shotgun sequence genomic region:
- the dpf3 gene encoding zinc finger protein DPF3 isoform X3: MAAVIQNPLKALGDQFYKEAIEHCRSYNSRLCAERSVRLPFLDSQTGVAQNNCYIWMEQRHRGPGLAAGQMYTYPARCWRKKRRLHTPVDPQLRLCDLRLEGELAAKKEPLASESTALEALLRGEALEKRGPSSTKEEESLLEIQRVLEAEENGDGYHDDEDFEVDTPKRKQRSKGRGRGTGRRKTEAALTDDQDKPYVCDICGKRYKNRPGLSYHYAHTHLADEEGEDERDSEPPQSPPAHRSNNHKPAQKGPDGTVIPNNYCDFCLGDSGSNRKTCQAENLVSCSDCGRSGHPTCLQFTDNMIQAVCTYQWQCIECKTCSRCGTSENDDQLLFCDDCDRGYHMYCLKPPMSHPPEGSWSCYLCLALLKDKASVFSEP, translated from the exons ATGGCGGCTGTCATTCAGAATCCACTCAAAGC GCTGGGCGACCAGTTCTACAAGGAGGCCATTGAGCACTGCCGCAGCTACAACTCCCGGCTGTGTGCCGAGCGCAGCGTCCGGCTGCCTTTCCTCGACTCGCAGACGGGTGTCGCCCAGAACAATTGCTACATCTGGATGGAGCAGCGCCACCGCGGGCCAG GTCTGGCCGCGGGACAGATGTACACGTACCCCGCCCGCTGctggaggaagaagaggaggctGCACACGCCTGTGGACCCACAACTGCGACTCTGCGATCTGCGGCTCG AGGGGGAGCTGGCGGCCAAGAAGGAGCCCCTGGCCTCGGAGAGCACCGCCCTAGAAGCGCTGCTACGTGGGGAGGCCCTGGAGAAGCGCGGCCCCAGCAGCACCAAGGAGGAGGAAAGCCTGCTGGAGATCCAG AGGGTTCTGGAGGCGGAAGAGAATGGGGACGGTTACCATGACGACGAGGACTTTGAGGTGGACACCCCGAAAAGAAAGCAGAGGAGCAAAGGCCGG GGTCGGGGCACAGGGCGCAGGAAAACTGAGGCGGCTCTTACGGACGACCAGGACAAGCCATATGTCTGTGACA tctGTGGGAAACGCTACAAGAACCGGCCCGGCTTGAGTTACCACTATGCCCACACTCACCTGGCGGATGAGGAGGGGGAGGACGAGAGGGACTCTGAGCCGCCCCAGTCCCCGCCAGCCCACCGATCCAACAACCACAAAC CAGCTCAGAAGGGGCCGGATGGAACAGTCATTCCCAATAACTACTGTGACTTCTGCCTGGGCGACTCTGGATCGAACAGGAAGACGTGTCAGGCTGAGAACCTGGTGTCCTGCTCAGACTGCGGCCGCTCCG GTCACCCCACCTGCCTGCAGTTCACTGACAACATGATTCAGGCTGTGTGCACCTACCAGTGGCAGTGCATTGAATGCAAGACCTGCAGCCGGTGCGGCACCTCTGAGAATGAT GACCAGCTCCTGTTCTGTGACGACTGTGACCGGGGCTACCACATGTACTGTCTAAAACCTCCCATGAGTCATCCCCCTGAAG GGAGCTGGAGCTGCTATCTTTGTCTGGCCCTCCTGAAAGACAAGGCCTCAGTCTTCTCTGAGCCATAA
- the dpf3 gene encoding zinc finger protein DPF3 isoform X2, whose product MAAVIQNPLKALGDQFYKEAIEHCRSYNSRLCAERSVRLPFLDSQTGVAQNNCYIWMEQRHRGPGLAAGQMYTYPARCWRKKRRLHTPVDPQLRLCDLRLEGELAAKKEPLASESTALEALLRGEALEKRGPSSTKEEESLLEIQRVLEAEENGDGYHDDEDFEVDTPKRKQRSKGRGRGTGRRKTEAALTDDQDKPYVCDNRYRQKRNSKTTTPVCGKRYKNRPGLSYHYAHTHLADEEGEDERDSEPPQSPPAHRSNNHKPQKGPDGTVIPNNYCDFCLGDSGSNRKTCQAENLVSCSDCGRSGHPTCLQFTDNMIQAVCTYQWQCIECKTCSRCGTSENDDQLLFCDDCDRGYHMYCLKPPMSHPPEGSWSCYLCLALLKDKASVFSEP is encoded by the exons ATGGCGGCTGTCATTCAGAATCCACTCAAAGC GCTGGGCGACCAGTTCTACAAGGAGGCCATTGAGCACTGCCGCAGCTACAACTCCCGGCTGTGTGCCGAGCGCAGCGTCCGGCTGCCTTTCCTCGACTCGCAGACGGGTGTCGCCCAGAACAATTGCTACATCTGGATGGAGCAGCGCCACCGCGGGCCAG GTCTGGCCGCGGGACAGATGTACACGTACCCCGCCCGCTGctggaggaagaagaggaggctGCACACGCCTGTGGACCCACAACTGCGACTCTGCGATCTGCGGCTCG AGGGGGAGCTGGCGGCCAAGAAGGAGCCCCTGGCCTCGGAGAGCACCGCCCTAGAAGCGCTGCTACGTGGGGAGGCCCTGGAGAAGCGCGGCCCCAGCAGCACCAAGGAGGAGGAAAGCCTGCTGGAGATCCAG AGGGTTCTGGAGGCGGAAGAGAATGGGGACGGTTACCATGACGACGAGGACTTTGAGGTGGACACCCCGAAAAGAAAGCAGAGGAGCAAAGGCCGG GGTCGGGGCACAGGGCGCAGGAAAACTGAGGCGGCTCTTACGGACGACCAGGACAAGCCATATGTCTGTGACA acagatacagacaaaAGCGTAACTCAAAAACCACCACCCCAG tctGTGGGAAACGCTACAAGAACCGGCCCGGCTTGAGTTACCACTATGCCCACACTCACCTGGCGGATGAGGAGGGGGAGGACGAGAGGGACTCTGAGCCGCCCCAGTCCCCGCCAGCCCACCGATCCAACAACCACAAAC CTCAGAAGGGGCCGGATGGAACAGTCATTCCCAATAACTACTGTGACTTCTGCCTGGGCGACTCTGGATCGAACAGGAAGACGTGTCAGGCTGAGAACCTGGTGTCCTGCTCAGACTGCGGCCGCTCCG GTCACCCCACCTGCCTGCAGTTCACTGACAACATGATTCAGGCTGTGTGCACCTACCAGTGGCAGTGCATTGAATGCAAGACCTGCAGCCGGTGCGGCACCTCTGAGAATGAT GACCAGCTCCTGTTCTGTGACGACTGTGACCGGGGCTACCACATGTACTGTCTAAAACCTCCCATGAGTCATCCCCCTGAAG GGAGCTGGAGCTGCTATCTTTGTCTGGCCCTCCTGAAAGACAAGGCCTCAGTCTTCTCTGAGCCATAA
- the dpf3 gene encoding zinc finger protein DPF3 isoform X1 produces MAAVIQNPLKALGDQFYKEAIEHCRSYNSRLCAERSVRLPFLDSQTGVAQNNCYIWMEQRHRGPGLAAGQMYTYPARCWRKKRRLHTPVDPQLRLCDLRLEGELAAKKEPLASESTALEALLRGEALEKRGPSSTKEEESLLEIQRVLEAEENGDGYHDDEDFEVDTPKRKQRSKGRGRGTGRRKTEAALTDDQDKPYVCDNRYRQKRNSKTTTPVCGKRYKNRPGLSYHYAHTHLADEEGEDERDSEPPQSPPAHRSNNHKPAQKGPDGTVIPNNYCDFCLGDSGSNRKTCQAENLVSCSDCGRSGHPTCLQFTDNMIQAVCTYQWQCIECKTCSRCGTSENDDQLLFCDDCDRGYHMYCLKPPMSHPPEGSWSCYLCLALLKDKASVFSEP; encoded by the exons ATGGCGGCTGTCATTCAGAATCCACTCAAAGC GCTGGGCGACCAGTTCTACAAGGAGGCCATTGAGCACTGCCGCAGCTACAACTCCCGGCTGTGTGCCGAGCGCAGCGTCCGGCTGCCTTTCCTCGACTCGCAGACGGGTGTCGCCCAGAACAATTGCTACATCTGGATGGAGCAGCGCCACCGCGGGCCAG GTCTGGCCGCGGGACAGATGTACACGTACCCCGCCCGCTGctggaggaagaagaggaggctGCACACGCCTGTGGACCCACAACTGCGACTCTGCGATCTGCGGCTCG AGGGGGAGCTGGCGGCCAAGAAGGAGCCCCTGGCCTCGGAGAGCACCGCCCTAGAAGCGCTGCTACGTGGGGAGGCCCTGGAGAAGCGCGGCCCCAGCAGCACCAAGGAGGAGGAAAGCCTGCTGGAGATCCAG AGGGTTCTGGAGGCGGAAGAGAATGGGGACGGTTACCATGACGACGAGGACTTTGAGGTGGACACCCCGAAAAGAAAGCAGAGGAGCAAAGGCCGG GGTCGGGGCACAGGGCGCAGGAAAACTGAGGCGGCTCTTACGGACGACCAGGACAAGCCATATGTCTGTGACA acagatacagacaaaAGCGTAACTCAAAAACCACCACCCCAG tctGTGGGAAACGCTACAAGAACCGGCCCGGCTTGAGTTACCACTATGCCCACACTCACCTGGCGGATGAGGAGGGGGAGGACGAGAGGGACTCTGAGCCGCCCCAGTCCCCGCCAGCCCACCGATCCAACAACCACAAAC CAGCTCAGAAGGGGCCGGATGGAACAGTCATTCCCAATAACTACTGTGACTTCTGCCTGGGCGACTCTGGATCGAACAGGAAGACGTGTCAGGCTGAGAACCTGGTGTCCTGCTCAGACTGCGGCCGCTCCG GTCACCCCACCTGCCTGCAGTTCACTGACAACATGATTCAGGCTGTGTGCACCTACCAGTGGCAGTGCATTGAATGCAAGACCTGCAGCCGGTGCGGCACCTCTGAGAATGAT GACCAGCTCCTGTTCTGTGACGACTGTGACCGGGGCTACCACATGTACTGTCTAAAACCTCCCATGAGTCATCCCCCTGAAG GGAGCTGGAGCTGCTATCTTTGTCTGGCCCTCCTGAAAGACAAGGCCTCAGTCTTCTCTGAGCCATAA
- the dpf3 gene encoding zinc finger protein DPF3 isoform X4, whose product MAAVIQNPLKALGDQFYKEAIEHCRSYNSRLCAERSVRLPFLDSQTGVAQNNCYIWMEQRHRGPGLAAGQMYTYPARCWRKKRRLHTPVDPQLRLCDLRLEGELAAKKEPLASESTALEALLRGEALEKRGPSSTKEEESLLEIQRVLEAEENGDGYHDDEDFEVDTPKRKQRSKGRGRGTGRRKTEAALTDDQDKPYVCDICGKRYKNRPGLSYHYAHTHLADEEGEDERDSEPPQSPPAHRSNNHKPQKGPDGTVIPNNYCDFCLGDSGSNRKTCQAENLVSCSDCGRSGHPTCLQFTDNMIQAVCTYQWQCIECKTCSRCGTSENDDQLLFCDDCDRGYHMYCLKPPMSHPPEGSWSCYLCLALLKDKASVFSEP is encoded by the exons ATGGCGGCTGTCATTCAGAATCCACTCAAAGC GCTGGGCGACCAGTTCTACAAGGAGGCCATTGAGCACTGCCGCAGCTACAACTCCCGGCTGTGTGCCGAGCGCAGCGTCCGGCTGCCTTTCCTCGACTCGCAGACGGGTGTCGCCCAGAACAATTGCTACATCTGGATGGAGCAGCGCCACCGCGGGCCAG GTCTGGCCGCGGGACAGATGTACACGTACCCCGCCCGCTGctggaggaagaagaggaggctGCACACGCCTGTGGACCCACAACTGCGACTCTGCGATCTGCGGCTCG AGGGGGAGCTGGCGGCCAAGAAGGAGCCCCTGGCCTCGGAGAGCACCGCCCTAGAAGCGCTGCTACGTGGGGAGGCCCTGGAGAAGCGCGGCCCCAGCAGCACCAAGGAGGAGGAAAGCCTGCTGGAGATCCAG AGGGTTCTGGAGGCGGAAGAGAATGGGGACGGTTACCATGACGACGAGGACTTTGAGGTGGACACCCCGAAAAGAAAGCAGAGGAGCAAAGGCCGG GGTCGGGGCACAGGGCGCAGGAAAACTGAGGCGGCTCTTACGGACGACCAGGACAAGCCATATGTCTGTGACA tctGTGGGAAACGCTACAAGAACCGGCCCGGCTTGAGTTACCACTATGCCCACACTCACCTGGCGGATGAGGAGGGGGAGGACGAGAGGGACTCTGAGCCGCCCCAGTCCCCGCCAGCCCACCGATCCAACAACCACAAAC CTCAGAAGGGGCCGGATGGAACAGTCATTCCCAATAACTACTGTGACTTCTGCCTGGGCGACTCTGGATCGAACAGGAAGACGTGTCAGGCTGAGAACCTGGTGTCCTGCTCAGACTGCGGCCGCTCCG GTCACCCCACCTGCCTGCAGTTCACTGACAACATGATTCAGGCTGTGTGCACCTACCAGTGGCAGTGCATTGAATGCAAGACCTGCAGCCGGTGCGGCACCTCTGAGAATGAT GACCAGCTCCTGTTCTGTGACGACTGTGACCGGGGCTACCACATGTACTGTCTAAAACCTCCCATGAGTCATCCCCCTGAAG GGAGCTGGAGCTGCTATCTTTGTCTGGCCCTCCTGAAAGACAAGGCCTCAGTCTTCTCTGAGCCATAA